A part of Halobacillus shinanisalinarum genomic DNA contains:
- the dnaG gene encoding DNA primase: MAGHIPEEKVDEIRKSVDIVDVVGEYVQLKKQGRNFFGLCPFHGESTPSFSVSGDKQIFHCFGCGKGGNVYSFLMEIEGFSFLQAVKQVADQTGQPLPEQYNEEQKRERDPESQSILDAHEWLSKLYHHLLRNSKEGQEAYQYLLERGFTEDTITRHQLGYSPSSNDFVVTFLEKKGFHPQTMVKAGLLNTNDQGEYFDRFRGRIMFPLRNHLGKTVAFAGRATGSIEPKYLNSPETDLFQKGRLLYNFDLARASIRKQNTIILFEGYADVISADQAGIQNGIGTMGTSVSDIQAQLIKRYADKVIICYDGDNAGIEAAVKAAKLLRKTGCQTNVARLPNGMDPDDFIKEYGGERFKREVLDASDPYTSFIIRYLRRSFNLQLEGDRITYIENVLQEVAQLDRAIEREHYLNEIAEEFQMSTGTLKEEVEQLRNRMTNQDSIYQRRHTNSTKQNFVDHKLLPAFHNAERKLIAYMLKNPIIADKVQEELGGSFNISEHQVIVTHLYAYYEDGHESDISQFVERIEDQSLRNLIIHLAMSPSSEEEVSDREIEDYIHRIRSESSNRVDIKSLETELKRAEQHDEPIKAAEIAMEILRRKQELKNTH; this comes from the coding sequence ATGGCAGGACACATTCCAGAGGAAAAAGTAGACGAAATTCGTAAGTCAGTGGATATAGTTGATGTCGTAGGCGAATATGTCCAACTAAAGAAGCAGGGCAGGAACTTCTTCGGACTTTGTCCTTTTCATGGGGAGAGTACTCCTTCCTTTTCCGTATCTGGTGATAAGCAAATCTTTCATTGCTTTGGATGTGGAAAGGGAGGGAACGTCTATTCTTTTCTAATGGAAATAGAAGGATTCAGCTTCCTTCAGGCAGTAAAGCAAGTGGCTGATCAGACAGGACAACCCCTTCCAGAGCAATACAATGAAGAGCAAAAAAGAGAACGAGATCCTGAATCACAAAGCATATTGGATGCACACGAATGGTTATCGAAACTTTATCACCATTTACTGCGAAACTCCAAAGAAGGTCAAGAGGCTTATCAATATTTACTTGAACGCGGCTTCACTGAGGATACAATCACTCGTCATCAACTAGGTTATTCTCCTAGTTCAAATGACTTCGTTGTTACATTCTTGGAGAAAAAAGGTTTTCACCCCCAAACTATGGTGAAGGCTGGCCTCTTGAATACAAACGACCAAGGTGAATATTTTGATCGCTTTAGAGGCAGAATTATGTTCCCACTCCGCAATCATCTTGGTAAAACGGTTGCATTTGCTGGACGAGCCACAGGTTCAATCGAGCCCAAGTATTTGAACAGTCCAGAAACTGATTTATTTCAGAAGGGACGTCTCTTATATAACTTTGATCTAGCTCGAGCATCGATTCGTAAACAAAATACGATCATTTTGTTTGAAGGCTATGCCGATGTGATTTCGGCTGACCAAGCAGGCATCCAAAATGGGATAGGTACAATGGGAACATCCGTTTCAGATATTCAAGCACAGCTTATTAAGCGTTATGCTGATAAAGTAATCATTTGCTACGATGGAGACAATGCTGGGATAGAGGCGGCTGTAAAAGCCGCAAAATTACTAAGAAAAACGGGTTGTCAAACTAATGTAGCTCGATTGCCAAACGGGATGGATCCGGACGATTTCATTAAAGAGTACGGTGGGGAACGCTTTAAGCGTGAGGTGTTAGATGCAAGTGATCCTTATACTTCTTTTATAATCCGTTATTTAAGGCGCAGCTTTAATCTTCAATTAGAAGGAGATCGGATCACTTATATCGAAAATGTATTACAAGAGGTTGCTCAGTTAGACCGGGCAATTGAAAGAGAGCATTATTTAAACGAAATAGCAGAAGAATTTCAAATGTCGACCGGTACACTCAAGGAAGAAGTAGAGCAGCTTAGAAATCGGATGACGAATCAGGATAGCATATATCAGAGGCGACATACTAATTCTACAAAGCAAAATTTCGTTGATCATAAACTTCTCCCCGCCTTTCATAATGCGGAGAGAAAGCTGATAGCATATATGTTGAAAAACCCTATCATTGCTGATAAAGTTCAAGAAGAATTAGGCGGATCGTTCAATATTTCTGAACATCAGGTTATTGTCACGCATCTCTATGCATATTATGAAGACGGTCATGAATCTGATATTAGTCAATTTGTGGAGCGGATTGAAGACCAATCGTTAAGAAATCTTATTATTCATTTAGCTATGTCTCCTTCATCAGAGGAAGAAGTTTCAGATAGGGAGATTGAAGATTACATTCATCGAATTCGATCAGAAAGTAGTAATCGAGTCGATATTAAAAGTCTGGAGACGGAGCTGAAACGTGCTGAACAACACGATGAACCGATAAAAGCAGCTGAAATTGCAATGGAAATCTTGAGACGTAAACAAGAGTTGAAAAATACTCATTAA
- a CDS encoding pyruvate, water dikinase regulatory protein, whose protein sequence is MKKPCIYILSDSVGETAELVVKAALSQFDDGPFDVQRIPYVEDKGTINETIAQAKEHEALIGFTLVAPEYRQHLLERAKQENIECIDIMGPMMDAMQRFFKTEPRLEPGLVHKLDEDYFKRVEAIEFAVKYDDGRDARGISKADIILIGVSRTSKTPLSQYLAHKRLKVANVPIVPEVEPPEELFRVDPSKCIGLRISPQKLNDIRKERLKSLGLGEQASYANMDRIHQEIEHFNNVVEKIGCHVIDVSNKAVEETANVIVNKLRNGSLQ, encoded by the coding sequence ATGAAGAAGCCATGCATTTATATCCTATCTGATTCTGTAGGAGAAACGGCTGAGCTAGTTGTAAAGGCAGCCCTCAGCCAATTTGACGATGGTCCGTTTGATGTCCAGCGTATTCCATACGTTGAGGATAAAGGAACCATTAATGAAACGATTGCTCAAGCGAAAGAGCATGAAGCATTGATTGGCTTTACTTTAGTAGCGCCAGAATATAGACAACACCTCTTAGAGAGAGCAAAGCAAGAAAATATTGAATGTATCGACATCATGGGCCCGATGATGGATGCTATGCAGCGTTTTTTCAAAACAGAACCAAGACTAGAGCCTGGACTTGTTCATAAACTTGATGAGGATTATTTCAAACGTGTGGAAGCAATCGAGTTTGCTGTTAAATATGATGATGGAAGAGATGCCCGCGGGATATCTAAAGCAGATATTATCTTAATCGGTGTATCTCGTACTTCGAAAACTCCGTTATCCCAGTACTTGGCTCATAAGCGTTTGAAGGTCGCTAACGTGCCTATTGTCCCTGAAGTTGAACCACCAGAAGAATTATTTAGAGTTGATCCAAGTAAATGTATTGGACTTAGGATCAGCCCTCAAAAGTTAAATGATATTCGAAAAGAGCGGCTAAAGTCACTCGGGTTGGGTGAACAAGCAAGCTACGCAAATATGGATCGCATTCACCAGGAAATTGAGCATTTTAACAATGTAGTGGAAAAAATTGGCTGCCATGTGATTGATGTATCTAATAAAGCTGTGGAAGAAACAGCAAATGTAATTGTGAATAAATTAAGAAACGGTTCACTACAATAA
- a CDS encoding helix-turn-helix transcriptional regulator, with product MDLSNRQEQIIQIVKDNGPITGENIADHLSLTRATLRPDLAILTMAGFLDARPRVGYFFTGKTGSELLTEKLKKFKVHEYQALPIVVEEDVSVYDAICAMFLEDVGTLFVTNEQSLLVGVLSRKDLLRASIGNQDLTSIPVHIIMTRMPNISICKKDDLLLDAAQKLIEKQIDGLPVVKPNDQGLEVVGRLTKTSITKALVELARDQHL from the coding sequence ATGGATCTATCCAACCGTCAAGAACAAATTATCCAAATTGTTAAGGACAATGGGCCGATTACCGGCGAGAACATAGCTGACCATCTAAGTCTTACACGCGCCACATTGCGGCCTGATTTAGCCATTTTAACGATGGCCGGATTTCTAGATGCACGTCCGCGAGTCGGCTATTTTTTTACTGGAAAGACTGGATCAGAACTATTGACTGAAAAGCTTAAAAAATTCAAAGTGCATGAATATCAAGCTTTGCCAATAGTGGTTGAAGAAGATGTATCAGTCTATGATGCGATTTGTGCGATGTTTCTTGAGGACGTCGGAACGTTGTTTGTTACAAATGAGCAATCACTGCTAGTCGGTGTCCTCTCAAGGAAAGACTTGCTTCGGGCGAGCATCGGTAACCAAGACTTAACATCAATTCCCGTTCATATTATTATGACTAGAATGCCTAATATATCAATCTGTAAAAAAGACGACCTGCTCCTCGATGCTGCTCAGAAACTGATTGAAAAGCAGATTGATGGACTGCCTGTCGTTAAGCCAAACGACCAAGGACTTGAGGTTGTCGGACGATTAACTAAAACAAGTATTACGAAAGCTTTAGTGGAGCTTGCACGAGATCAACATTTATAA
- the glyS gene encoding glycine--tRNA ligase subunit beta, giving the protein MSKTVLFELGLEEMPARFIDDALNQLTSNTEAWFKENRIPYGTIKGYATPRRLAISISEVAEQQPDIEEEAKGPAKKIALDEEGNWSKAAIGFSKGQGQTVDDIYFKEIKGIEYAHVNKFIKGESSLELLTGFKEVLLSLNFPKNMRWGSYDLRFIRPIRWVVALYGETVIPFEIENVTTGKTTYGHRFLGDKATVAKADEYEMVMGQEYVFAEKGKRKQVIVNQLDELEKVKNWTIMKDEELLNEVNHLVEYPTVFSGSFSEEFLEVPEEALITSMKEHQRYFPVRSKDGSLLPHFVAVRNGNDEHLDTVAKGNEKVLKARLSDAQFFYREDQKGTLEEKLAKLERMVYQEELGTLADKVDRVKTISGKISSLLKLSKAETGNTLRAAQLCKFDLVTHMVDEFSELQGIMGEKYARLFGEEEEVAVAIREHYMPTQAGGELPVTTAGSIVSIADKLDTIIGSISIGIIPTGSQDPYGLRRQALGVLQILKKSNWAIEVEELLNIVHDLYTDLNLTSRGETDVRQDVQEFFKVRASYLLKDGDVASDIIEAVLAGGIHVYPVTLEKSKILADKRQDPDFKSTQEALGRVLNLAKKANTYTVDPDLFENNSEVELSKVHQHIHEDYLNLMENQQPEKALRKLAELTEPIHSFFDQTMVMAENEKVKMNRLGLLNQISNDITLFANFNAVQWKQQF; this is encoded by the coding sequence ATGAGTAAAACAGTTTTATTCGAGCTTGGATTGGAAGAAATGCCTGCAAGATTTATTGATGATGCCTTAAACCAATTAACAAGCAACACGGAAGCCTGGTTCAAAGAAAATCGGATACCTTACGGGACAATAAAGGGATATGCAACACCTAGACGATTAGCAATTAGCATATCGGAAGTTGCAGAGCAACAGCCGGATATAGAAGAGGAAGCGAAGGGCCCAGCTAAAAAAATTGCTTTAGATGAAGAAGGAAATTGGTCTAAAGCAGCAATTGGTTTTTCTAAAGGACAGGGTCAGACGGTTGATGACATTTACTTTAAAGAGATTAAAGGCATCGAATATGCTCACGTAAACAAATTTATTAAAGGTGAATCTTCACTCGAGCTGTTAACAGGCTTCAAAGAAGTACTTTTAAGCTTAAACTTTCCTAAGAATATGAGATGGGGAAGTTATGACTTACGTTTCATCCGGCCGATACGCTGGGTCGTTGCTTTATATGGTGAAACAGTTATTCCTTTTGAAATAGAAAATGTTACAACAGGGAAAACCACCTATGGCCATCGCTTCTTAGGGGATAAGGCGACGGTTGCTAAAGCAGATGAGTATGAAATGGTTATGGGTCAAGAATATGTCTTTGCCGAAAAGGGTAAACGGAAGCAGGTAATAGTTAATCAGCTAGATGAGCTTGAGAAAGTGAAGAATTGGACAATTATGAAAGATGAAGAGCTTCTCAATGAGGTAAACCACTTAGTTGAATATCCTACTGTTTTTAGCGGTTCATTTAGTGAAGAGTTTCTAGAAGTTCCTGAAGAAGCACTTATTACATCGATGAAGGAGCACCAACGCTATTTTCCTGTTCGGTCGAAGGATGGAAGCCTGCTGCCTCATTTTGTGGCTGTCCGTAACGGCAATGATGAACATCTCGATACAGTAGCAAAAGGGAATGAGAAGGTGTTGAAGGCACGCCTGTCTGATGCCCAATTCTTCTATAGAGAAGATCAAAAGGGGACACTTGAAGAAAAACTGGCTAAGCTCGAAAGAATGGTGTACCAGGAAGAACTAGGCACATTAGCTGATAAAGTTGACCGAGTCAAAACGATATCTGGTAAAATCAGTTCTCTCCTTAAATTATCTAAAGCAGAAACAGGAAACACCTTAAGAGCAGCACAGCTTTGTAAGTTTGATTTGGTCACACATATGGTTGATGAATTTTCCGAACTTCAAGGGATCATGGGAGAAAAGTATGCCCGCTTATTTGGGGAAGAGGAAGAAGTTGCTGTTGCGATAAGGGAACATTATATGCCAACACAGGCAGGCGGAGAATTGCCCGTTACAACTGCTGGTTCCATCGTCAGCATTGCAGATAAATTAGATACAATTATTGGATCCATCTCGATTGGAATTATCCCGACTGGTTCCCAAGATCCTTATGGATTAAGGCGTCAAGCGCTAGGTGTCCTGCAAATTTTGAAGAAAAGTAACTGGGCAATCGAAGTGGAGGAACTGTTGAACATTGTTCATGATCTATACACTGACCTTAATCTTACATCGCGCGGCGAAACCGATGTGAGGCAGGACGTTCAGGAGTTCTTTAAAGTTCGTGCCTCTTATTTGTTAAAGGATGGCGATGTTGCTTCCGACATAATAGAAGCTGTGTTAGCAGGTGGCATCCATGTTTACCCTGTAACCTTAGAGAAATCAAAAATCTTAGCAGATAAACGTCAGGATCCTGATTTTAAATCGACTCAAGAAGCATTAGGGCGTGTTTTAAACTTAGCAAAAAAAGCAAACACATATACTGTAGATCCAGATCTTTTTGAAAATAACTCCGAGGTTGAACTTAGTAAGGTCCATCAGCATATTCATGAAGATTATCTGAATTTAATGGAGAATCAACAACCTGAAAAGGCCTTACGTAAACTGGCAGAGCTTACTGAACCTATCCATTCATTTTTTGACCAAACCATGGTCATGGCGGAAAATGAAAAAGTGAAAATGAATCGTTTAGGACTGTTAAACCAAATTTCTAACGATATCACTTTATTTGCTAATTTTAATGCCGTTCAATGGAAACAGCAGTTTTAA
- the glyQ gene encoding glycine--tRNA ligase subunit alpha has translation MNIQTMIQTLQNHWSKEGCLLMQAYDTEKGAGTMSPMTLLRSLGPEPWNVAYVEPSRRPADGRYGQNPNRLYQHHQFQVIMKPSPDNIQELYLDSLKALGVDPAKHDIRFVEDNWENPTLGAAGLGWEVWLDGMEITQFTYFQQIGGLEARPVSAEITYGLERLASYIQDKENVFELEWTDGVTVGDIYTQPEYEHSIYTFEQSDDDMLFELFSIYEKEAKRIMEAGLVFPAYDYVLKCSHTFNLLDAKGVISVTERTGYISRVRNLARKIAKTYVDEREKLGFPMLKGEGSHE, from the coding sequence TTGAACATCCAAACAATGATCCAAACATTACAAAACCATTGGTCGAAAGAAGGTTGCTTGCTAATGCAAGCCTACGATACCGAAAAGGGTGCAGGTACAATGTCGCCGATGACTTTACTTAGAAGCCTAGGTCCTGAACCTTGGAATGTCGCTTATGTCGAGCCCTCAAGAAGACCAGCAGATGGAAGATATGGCCAGAACCCCAACCGTCTTTACCAGCATCATCAATTTCAAGTGATTATGAAGCCGTCACCTGACAACATTCAAGAGCTATACTTGGATTCTCTGAAAGCGTTAGGCGTTGATCCGGCAAAGCATGATATCCGCTTCGTTGAAGACAACTGGGAAAACCCAACATTAGGCGCTGCAGGACTTGGATGGGAAGTATGGCTTGATGGGATGGAAATTACCCAGTTCACCTATTTCCAGCAAATCGGCGGACTGGAAGCACGTCCAGTATCAGCAGAAATCACCTATGGTCTGGAGCGGCTGGCTTCATATATTCAAGATAAAGAAAATGTCTTTGAGTTAGAATGGACAGATGGCGTTACCGTAGGAGATATTTACACACAGCCTGAATATGAACATTCTATTTATACATTTGAGCAATCCGATGATGACATGCTCTTTGAGCTCTTTTCTATTTATGAAAAAGAGGCTAAACGAATTATGGAAGCTGGACTCGTCTTTCCTGCTTACGATTATGTATTAAAATGCTCACACACCTTTAACCTGTTAGATGCTAAAGGCGTTATCTCGGTTACAGAACGAACGGGCTATATTTCAAGGGTTAGAAACTTAGCGCGTAAAATCGCTAAAACATACGTCGATGAAAGAGAAAAACTAGGCTTTCCAATGTTAAAGGGGGAAGGAAGTCATGAGTAA